A window from Engraulis encrasicolus isolate BLACKSEA-1 chromosome 11, IST_EnEncr_1.0, whole genome shotgun sequence encodes these proteins:
- the LOC134457788 gene encoding ubiquitin carboxyl-terminal hydrolase 37-like, producing MVEIVTPALPVKEDNTEPLRTSSHASKDCVSTAPLLRQESRGDQARRTDTELVACSQQQLQQLASCRGLPNLGNTCYMNSTLQCLLSLQPFCRQLLEQEQLWSSEAHLLLRSFVGLSSSPNALKKVTHLRELKAQVALCNGQFYGASQNDAQEFLMALLQNMQDVGRDLGTISPYRCPVASKVSFTVSYERTCQRSVGC from the exons ATGGTGGAAATAGTCACCCCTGCACTCCCTGTCAAGGAGGACAACACAGAG CCGTTGAGAACATCCAGCCACGCCTCCAAGGACTG TGTTTCAACAGCGCCTCTGCTGAGGCAGGAGTCAAGAGGAGACCAGGCTCGCCGCACTGACACAGAGCTTGTGGCATGTTCACAGCAGCAACTCCAGCAGCTGGCGTCATGCAGGGG GCTGCCTAATCTTGGCAACACGTGCTACATGAATTCCACCTTGCAGTGTTTGCTAAGTTTGCAGCCCTTCTGCCGCCAGCTGCTGGAGCAGGAGCAGCTGTGGAGTTCTGaggctcatctcctcctcag GTCCTTCGTAGGACTGTCTTCAAGTCCTAACGCTTTGAAGAAGGTCACTCACCTTCGTGAGCTCAAGGCCCAGGTTGCCCTGTGCAACGGGCAATTTTACGGCGCCTCACAGAAC GACGCCCAGGAATTCCTGATGGCGCTCCTGCAGAACATGCAGGACGTTGGCCGGGACCTGGGCACTATCAGCCCGTACAGGTGCCCAGTGGCGTCAAAGGTCTCCTTTACCGTGTCCTATGAAAGGACATGCCAAAGGTCAGTGggttgctga